The bacterium genome window below encodes:
- a CDS encoding DUF21 domain-containing protein yields MSGSALSPAVTVVVLMACLTASAFFSGVETGLMSISRIRLSTRLRREPHPRAAALRRLLARIEDPVLSCLIGNNLVNVSFSAVLTAALAARYGNRGEFAAVAIATVMMVIFGEIIPKTVYREYPERLSLASVRPLRAVMLLLAPARWVLLAYSSLLDRLLPGRGRRTEGAIIGREAMHHLMAAHPAAAQDGRFTELLA; encoded by the coding sequence ATGAGCGGCAGTGCTCTCTCCCCGGCGGTGACCGTGGTCGTGCTCATGGCCTGCCTGACTGCTTCGGCGTTCTTCTCGGGCGTCGAAACGGGATTGATGAGCATCAGCCGCATCCGGCTGAGCACGCGGCTGCGCCGCGAGCCGCACCCGCGCGCGGCCGCCCTGCGCCGGCTGCTGGCCCGCATCGAGGACCCGGTGCTGTCCTGCCTGATCGGCAACAATCTGGTGAACGTCAGCTTCAGCGCCGTGCTGACCGCCGCGCTGGCGGCGCGCTATGGCAATCGCGGCGAGTTTGCGGCGGTCGCCATCGCCACGGTGATGATGGTGATCTTCGGCGAGATCATCCCGAAGACGGTCTACCGGGAGTATCCCGAGCGGTTGAGCCTCGCATCGGTCCGCCCCCTGCGGGCGGTGATGTTGCTGCTCGCTCCCGCGCGCTGGGTGCTGCTGGCCTATTCCTCGCTGCTGGACCGCCTGCTGCCGGGCCGCGGCCGGCGCACCGAGGGCGCGATCATCGGGCGAGAAGCGATGCACCACCTGATGGCCGCGCACCCGGCGGCCGCGCAGGACGGGCGCTTCACCGAGCTGCTGGCC
- a CDS encoding hemolysin family protein, translating to MLDVAVLALLLLFSALFSGTETALFSLQDGDLARLRRRGSPADRHVLRLLADPPRLLAALLIGNLLVNIGVSVLGTSLLLERFGQRGLAIAVPALTVLVLLVGEITPKLIALRLGPPLARLLQAPLRVWLAVIRPVLDLNGLITRRALARLPFERTGSRPLTVPELITAVDMAVHDASLTETEGRFVSRLLTLDGLEVREIMRPRPDVVSLEIGQSRPELLEIARDAGLNRYPVVEPGRNLPVGVLHLKDLLGRADDAVLDAAMLRAPVFVPESKSVSVLMHELRVDGGHMAFVLDEHGDFAGLVTLEDCLESLTGPWLDESDTGDPEILAVGDRNWIVAGVTDLRQVRETCGAPLEPSHDYVTLAGFVMAKLGRIPARGDRVVWDRYRCTVLEMDGLRVTKLRLQRLPRATMGGTP from the coding sequence TTGCTCGATGTCGCCGTCCTGGCCCTGCTCCTGCTGTTCTCGGCGCTCTTCTCGGGCACCGAGACGGCCCTGTTCTCGCTCCAGGACGGGGACCTGGCGCGCCTGCGGCGCCGGGGATCGCCAGCGGACCGGCACGTCCTGCGCCTGCTGGCCGACCCGCCGCGCCTGCTCGCGGCGCTGCTGATCGGCAACCTGCTGGTCAACATCGGCGTGAGCGTCCTGGGCACCTCCCTGCTGCTGGAGCGCTTCGGGCAGCGCGGCCTCGCGATCGCCGTGCCGGCGCTGACGGTGCTCGTGCTGCTGGTCGGTGAGATCACGCCCAAGCTGATCGCCCTGCGCCTGGGTCCGCCCCTGGCGCGCCTGCTGCAGGCGCCGCTGCGCGTGTGGCTGGCCGTGATCCGGCCCGTGCTGGACCTCAACGGCCTGATCACGCGGCGTGCGCTGGCGCGCCTGCCCTTCGAGCGCACCGGCAGCCGGCCGCTGACCGTGCCGGAGCTGATCACCGCCGTGGACATGGCCGTGCACGACGCCTCGCTCACCGAGACCGAAGGTCGCTTCGTCTCCCGCCTGCTCACGCTCGACGGCCTGGAAGTGCGCGAGATCATGCGGCCGCGACCGGACGTCGTGTCGCTGGAGATCGGCCAGTCCCGGCCGGAGCTCCTGGAGATCGCCCGCGACGCGGGCCTGAACCGCTACCCCGTGGTCGAGCCGGGACGCAACCTGCCGGTGGGCGTGCTGCACCTCAAGGACCTGCTCGGCAGGGCCGACGACGCGGTCCTGGACGCCGCGATGCTGCGCGCGCCGGTCTTCGTGCCGGAGTCGAAGTCCGTCTCGGTGCTCATGCACGAACTGCGCGTGGACGGGGGTCACATGGCCTTCGTGCTCGACGAGCACGGCGACTTCGCGGGCCTGGTCACCCTGGAGGACTGCCTCGAGTCCCTGACCGGCCCCTGGCTCGACGAATCGGACACCGGAGATCCCGAGATCCTGGCCGTGGGCGACCGCAACTGGATCGTCGCCGGCGTCACGGACCTGCGCCAGGTCCGCGAGACCTGCGGCGCCCCGCTCGAACCGTCCCACGACTACGTCACCCTGGCCGGTTTCGTCATGGCGAAGCTGGGGCGCATCCCCGCGCGCGGCGACCGCGTGGTGTGGGACCGCTACCGCTGCACGGTGCTGGAGATGGACGGCCTGCGCGTGACGAAGCTGCGCCTGCAGCGGCTGCCGCGGGCGACGATGGGGGGGACGCCATGA